The following proteins are encoded in a genomic region of Leptolyngbya sp. 'hensonii':
- the aspS gene encoding aspartate--tRNA ligase has protein sequence MRTHYCGQIRPEHIGQTVTLCGWVDRRRDHGGVIFLDLRDRSGIVQIVSDPVRTPDSYSMAESLRNEYVVAITGRVTQRPEDSLNPRLPTGEVEVYADRIEILNAVRKQLPFQVSTTETETVREELRLRYRYLDIRRERMSSNLKLRHELIKTIRRYLEDGEGFMEVETPILTKSTPEGARDYLVPSRVNLSEWYALPQSPQLFKQILMIAGVDRYYQIARCFRDEDLRADRQPEFTQLDMEMSFMSQDEIMDLNERLSCHILKTLKGIDLPRPFPRLTYTEAMDRYGSDKPDTRYGLELVDVSDVVQGCGFKVFNDAVSQGGIVKILPIPGGNDLISNVRIKPGGDLFKEAAEAGAKGLAYIRVRDNGEIDTIGAIKDNLSEAQKQTILERTQAQAGHLLLFGAGDRATVNKTLDRLRQCLGRELNLIDADQINLLWVTDFPLFEWNADEKRLEAAHNPFSAPHPDDLNDLKTARSQAYDLVFNGFEAAGGSVRIHQPEIQARVFELIGLSDEEARDKFGFFLEAFEYGAPPHGGIAYGIDRWVMLLAGEDSIRDAIAFPKTQQARCLLTDAPSGVDPKQLKELQVASTFKPKK, from the coding sequence ATGCGAACCCATTATTGCGGCCAGATCCGCCCCGAACATATCGGACAGACGGTTACCTTATGCGGCTGGGTGGACCGTCGCCGTGATCATGGAGGCGTGATTTTCCTGGATTTACGCGATCGGTCTGGCATTGTCCAGATTGTCAGTGACCCGGTTCGCACCCCCGATTCCTACAGCATGGCCGAGAGCCTACGGAACGAGTACGTGGTCGCCATTACCGGACGAGTCACCCAGCGCCCAGAAGATTCTTTGAATCCTCGCCTGCCTACGGGTGAAGTCGAGGTCTATGCCGATCGGATCGAAATCCTGAACGCTGTTCGCAAGCAACTGCCTTTCCAGGTTTCCACCACCGAAACAGAAACCGTGCGGGAGGAACTGCGGCTCCGCTATCGCTACCTGGACATTCGCCGGGAGCGCATGAGCAGCAATCTGAAATTGCGCCATGAGCTGATTAAAACCATCCGGCGCTATCTGGAAGATGGGGAAGGGTTCATGGAGGTGGAAACCCCCATCCTGACCAAATCCACGCCGGAGGGGGCACGAGATTACCTGGTGCCTTCGCGGGTGAATCTGAGCGAATGGTATGCCCTGCCCCAATCTCCCCAGTTATTCAAACAGATCCTGATGATTGCCGGGGTCGATCGCTACTATCAGATTGCCCGCTGTTTCCGGGATGAAGACCTGCGGGCCGATCGGCAGCCAGAGTTTACCCAACTGGACATGGAAATGAGCTTCATGTCCCAGGATGAGATCATGGACTTGAACGAGCGCCTGTCCTGTCATATTCTCAAGACCCTGAAAGGGATTGACCTGCCCCGGCCCTTCCCCCGCCTCACCTATACCGAAGCCATGGACCGCTACGGCAGCGATAAACCCGACACCCGCTACGGTCTGGAACTGGTAGATGTCTCAGATGTGGTTCAGGGATGTGGCTTCAAAGTCTTCAACGACGCCGTCAGCCAGGGGGGGATTGTCAAAATCCTGCCCATTCCTGGCGGCAATGATCTGATCTCGAATGTGCGGATCAAACCGGGTGGGGATCTGTTCAAGGAAGCCGCCGAAGCCGGAGCCAAAGGACTGGCCTATATTCGGGTGCGGGACAATGGGGAAATTGACACCATTGGAGCCATTAAGGACAACCTGAGCGAAGCCCAAAAACAAACCATTCTGGAGCGAACCCAGGCCCAGGCCGGTCATCTATTATTATTTGGGGCAGGCGATCGGGCTACGGTGAACAAAACCCTCGATCGGCTGCGGCAGTGCCTGGGTCGAGAACTGAACCTGATTGATGCGGACCAGATTAACTTGCTCTGGGTCACAGATTTCCCCCTGTTTGAGTGGAATGCGGACGAGAAGCGACTAGAAGCCGCCCACAACCCCTTCTCCGCCCCCCATCCCGATGATCTGAACGACCTGAAAACAGCCCGGTCCCAGGCTTATGACCTGGTGTTCAACGGCTTTGAAGCCGCCGGGGGCAGTGTGCGGATTCACCAACCGGAAATCCAGGCCAGAGTCTTCGAGCTGATCGGACTCTCCGACGAAGAAGCCCGCGATAAGTTTGGCTTCTTCCTGGAAGCCTTCGAGTACGGAGCCCCACCCCACGGCGGCATCGCCTACGGCATCGATCGCTGGGTCATGCTCCTGGCCGGAGAAGATTCGATTCGGGATGCGATCGCCTTTCCCAAGACCCAGCAGGCCCGCTGTCTGCTGACCGATGCCCCTTCTGGGGTTGATCCCAAACAACTGAAGGAACTCCAAGTAGCTTCGACCTTCAAACCGAAAAAGTAA
- a CDS encoding M48 family metalloprotease, producing MNQIKTVALLGLLSALLITVSYWIIGGTGGIVIGLGLAALTNLGSWYYSDKVALAVYGAQPVSLHQAPGLHRIVQRLSDRAGLPMPAVYLVPGNAANAFATGRDPEHAAVAVTEGILQILPEDELEAVLAHELSHIYHRDTLTQAVAATVAGAISFLAQIASYSLWFGGGRQDDRNANPFGILLTVMLAPVAATILQLGLSRTREFAADAGAARLTGNPRALARALQRMENQSRQQPIAANPAFEPLLIINPFAGEGLARLFSTHPSTEARIQNLLRLEREQGYSSLQTSLEF from the coding sequence ATGAATCAAATTAAGACAGTTGCCCTGCTAGGTTTACTGAGCGCCCTGCTGATTACGGTCAGCTACTGGATCATTGGGGGTACAGGCGGTATCGTCATCGGATTGGGTCTGGCTGCCCTCACCAATCTGGGGTCCTGGTATTACTCCGATAAGGTTGCCTTAGCTGTCTACGGAGCCCAACCTGTCAGTCTCCACCAGGCTCCTGGCCTCCACCGGATCGTCCAGCGTCTGAGCGATCGAGCGGGCCTGCCCATGCCAGCCGTTTATCTGGTTCCAGGCAATGCCGCCAACGCCTTTGCCACCGGACGCGATCCAGAACATGCTGCCGTCGCCGTTACCGAAGGGATCCTGCAAATTTTGCCAGAAGATGAACTGGAAGCCGTTCTGGCCCATGAGCTCAGCCACATCTACCACCGGGATACCCTGACCCAGGCTGTCGCCGCCACTGTCGCAGGGGCGATTTCTTTCCTGGCCCAGATTGCCAGCTACAGCCTGTGGTTTGGTGGGGGGCGTCAGGACGATCGCAACGCCAATCCATTCGGTATCCTACTCACCGTGATGCTGGCTCCCGTGGCCGCCACCATCCTGCAACTGGGCCTATCCCGCACCCGTGAATTTGCTGCTGATGCTGGAGCTGCCCGGCTGACCGGCAATCCCCGTGCCCTGGCCCGTGCCCTGCAGCGCATGGAAAACCAGAGTCGTCAACAACCGATCGCAGCTAATCCGGCCTTCGAACCCCTGTTGATCATCAACCCTTTTGCAGGTGAGGGACTGGCCCGCCTCTTTTCCACCCATCCTTCCACAGAGGCCCGTATCCAAAATCTGCTCAGGCTAGAGCGGGAGCAGGGGTATTCCTCCCTGCAAACCTCCCTGGAGTTCTAA
- a CDS encoding DICT sensory domain-containing protein, with translation MSVPTSILEELLQAIPDLHPQIFFKSSLTALSHAMEDQVLAGAAQPLVIASFQRERFYRQEASRYQRIAECTGQVYVLAAPETDFTHRSEHYETIAFDPTEPLSQEWHLVVLGPQYASCLVCHERETIDQEPDSKLMRLSEQLPMDQVRRFEGIWTFDRAVTSKAADLLLDRILGYRPELAEKIAEARAEFLVEQPQGFNKVNPGPFADRLVTYLQAGQYKLMKAYRSIAAQERKERLVNSITAAIRRSLDPDQILGVAVQELGQALDACRCLIYRCKASDSVATIQFEFLGHEATSLLHQSWPLQTNPLFQEIVTNRELVYIEAVSQHPQIQGSDTLKALVARCQISTWLLVPVLYQDRLLGMLELHHCACEADPPWTGDDVALVEAIAIQVGVALIQAEAYSHLEDLNQQLEALDRTRSNLVAITGHELRTPLSTIQICLESLSSEPDMPRELQQVMLSTALTDAERMRKLVQDFLTLSRLESGRVEWHLESLPLRECVDLALSSIRTRVTEKTLPQIKTKVPTKLPLVRADGEWLVEVLAKLVDNACKFTQPEGQVVIQARRCNDNQMMEVTVADTGRGIEPNRLEVVFDRFYQEEGALRRSAGGTGLGLAICRQIVNALGGEIWAESAGRDQGSAFHFTIPIVEDNPEQSAQQDAGASSQRQNGNSTPVRKGRSTIRQS, from the coding sequence ATGAGTGTCCCCACTTCCATTCTGGAAGAGCTGTTGCAAGCTATCCCTGACCTGCACCCCCAGATCTTTTTCAAGTCCTCCCTGACGGCACTTTCCCATGCAATGGAGGATCAGGTCCTGGCAGGAGCGGCTCAGCCACTGGTAATTGCCAGTTTTCAGCGGGAGCGCTTTTATCGTCAGGAAGCCAGTCGTTATCAGCGAATTGCCGAATGTACGGGTCAGGTTTACGTTCTGGCTGCTCCAGAAACAGATTTTACCCATCGATCGGAGCATTACGAAACCATCGCTTTTGATCCGACTGAACCCCTCAGTCAGGAATGGCATCTGGTGGTTCTGGGTCCTCAATATGCCTCCTGTCTGGTTTGTCATGAGCGGGAAACCATTGACCAGGAGCCTGATTCCAAACTCATGCGTCTGTCTGAACAGCTTCCCATGGACCAAGTCCGCCGCTTTGAAGGCATCTGGACCTTCGATCGGGCAGTCACTAGCAAAGCTGCCGATCTCCTGCTGGATCGGATTTTGGGTTATCGTCCCGAGCTGGCGGAGAAAATTGCCGAGGCCAGGGCTGAATTTCTGGTTGAGCAACCCCAAGGCTTTAATAAGGTCAATCCGGGGCCTTTTGCCGATCGGCTGGTGACCTATCTGCAGGCGGGTCAGTACAAGTTAATGAAAGCCTATCGCTCCATTGCGGCTCAGGAACGCAAGGAGCGGTTGGTCAACTCGATCACTGCCGCGATCCGCCGATCGCTGGATCCTGATCAAATTTTGGGTGTGGCCGTGCAGGAACTGGGGCAAGCCCTGGATGCCTGCCGTTGCCTGATCTACCGCTGTAAGGCCAGCGATTCGGTGGCCACGATTCAATTTGAGTTCCTGGGGCATGAGGCTACCTCCTTACTCCATCAGTCCTGGCCGTTGCAAACCAATCCCCTGTTTCAGGAAATCGTGACTAATCGGGAACTGGTCTACATTGAGGCAGTTTCTCAACATCCTCAGATTCAGGGCTCGGATACCCTCAAGGCTCTGGTGGCGCGTTGCCAGATCAGCACCTGGCTGCTCGTACCGGTGCTCTATCAGGATCGCCTGTTGGGCATGCTGGAACTGCATCATTGTGCCTGTGAAGCAGACCCACCCTGGACAGGGGATGACGTGGCCCTGGTGGAGGCGATCGCCATCCAGGTCGGGGTTGCCCTGATTCAGGCGGAGGCTTATTCCCATCTAGAAGATTTGAATCAGCAACTGGAGGCCCTCGATCGTACCCGCAGCAATCTGGTCGCCATTACGGGTCATGAGCTACGGACGCCCCTATCCACGATTCAGATCTGCCTGGAAAGCCTATCCAGTGAGCCGGACATGCCCCGAGAACTGCAACAGGTGATGTTGAGTACGGCACTGACCGATGCGGAGCGAATGCGGAAACTGGTACAGGATTTTCTCACCCTGTCTCGGCTAGAGAGTGGGCGGGTGGAGTGGCACCTGGAATCTTTGCCCTTAAGAGAGTGTGTAGATCTGGCCCTCAGCAGCATCCGGACAAGAGTCACCGAAAAGACCCTACCGCAAATTAAAACGAAGGTCCCGACCAAGCTGCCCCTGGTGCGAGCGGATGGGGAGTGGCTGGTCGAGGTGCTGGCCAAGTTGGTGGACAATGCCTGCAAGTTTACCCAACCGGAAGGGCAGGTGGTGATTCAAGCGCGGCGCTGCAACGATAACCAGATGATGGAAGTCACGGTGGCGGATACAGGCCGGGGGATCGAGCCAAATCGGCTGGAAGTCGTGTTCGATCGCTTCTATCAGGAAGAAGGCGCTCTGCGACGAAGTGCCGGGGGAACGGGTCTGGGGCTGGCGATCTGTCGCCAGATTGTCAATGCCTTGGGAGGGGAGATCTGGGCGGAATCGGCGGGACGCGATCAGGGCAGTGCCTTTCACTTTACAATCCCGATCGTGGAGGATAACCCGGAGCAATCTGCACAACAGGATGCTGGGGCTTCATCCCAGCGGCAAAACGGCAACTCAACCCCGGTTCGCAAAGGACGTTCGACCATCCGGCAATCCTGA
- the crcB gene encoding fluoride efflux transporter CrcB: protein MFQDPAIRYPIAISLGAIAGALSRYYLTLWFAQQFGTGFPSGTFAINLSGCFGMGLFVTLVLERSLQVPPELQLLITTGFLGAYTTFSTYGLDTVMVFRVTPIAAIFYGLASPVLGVGCVYLGSTIGRILRF from the coding sequence ATGTTCCAAGATCCTGCCATCCGTTACCCGATCGCCATCAGTCTGGGGGCGATCGCTGGGGCTCTGTCCCGTTACTATCTCACCCTCTGGTTTGCCCAGCAGTTTGGGACTGGCTTTCCCTCCGGCACGTTTGCCATTAACCTGAGTGGGTGCTTTGGCATGGGCTTGTTTGTCACCCTGGTGTTGGAGCGATCGTTGCAAGTTCCGCCGGAACTACAATTGCTGATTACTACTGGCTTTCTGGGTGCGTACACCACCTTCTCTACCTATGGTCTGGATACGGTCATGGTGTTTCGGGTCACCCCGATCGCAGCAATTTTTTATGGATTGGCCAGCCCTGTGTTGGGGGTGGGCTGTGTGTATCTGGGGAGCACGATCGGTCGAATCTTGAGATTCTAG
- a CDS encoding photosystem I reaction center subunit II PsaD — MSETLTGQTPLFGGSTGSTLLSKASVEEKYAITWTSKKEQVFEMPTGGAAVMHEGENLLYLARKEHGIALGAQLRTKFKITDYKISRVFPNGEVQHLHPKDGVFPEKVNAGREAVGSKARNIGSNPEPVTIKFSGNAPYDV, encoded by the coding sequence ATGTCAGAAACCCTCACTGGACAAACTCCTTTATTTGGTGGCAGCACCGGCAGCACCTTACTATCTAAAGCCTCCGTTGAAGAAAAATATGCCATCACCTGGACCAGCAAAAAGGAGCAAGTCTTCGAAATGCCTACAGGTGGTGCGGCAGTGATGCATGAAGGCGAAAATCTGCTTTACCTGGCTCGTAAAGAGCATGGTATCGCTTTGGGCGCTCAACTACGGACCAAGTTCAAGATTACCGATTACAAGATCTCCCGAGTTTTCCCGAATGGGGAAGTTCAGCATCTGCATCCCAAAGATGGTGTTTTCCCTGAAAAGGTGAACGCTGGTCGGGAAGCAGTTGGTAGCAAAGCTCGCAATATTGGCAGCAATCCTGAGCCTGTAACCATCAAGTTCAGCGGTAATGCTCCTTACGATGTTTGA